Proteins encoded in a region of the Kiritimatiellia bacterium genome:
- a CDS encoding exosortase-associated EpsI family protein — translation METSPLKPYFVVIGLMALTSLALAYTVDVNLSDEAGVRVYLPDRVGEWTGDELRFCQNPSCQATVFLSQVPESGTCPKCGGRLHTMSKIEADLLPSDTEVLKKQYRSPKGEVVMASIVMSGRERASIHRPQTCLVGQGNEIVHSSVLEVPMEGRDPLDVMVLDMLHRRRLPDGRYHSHESYYAYWFVGKGRETPYHITRMIWMASDRIFHNRAHRWAYISVSGNRDSSGAYKQQIAAFVRDLYPQMVIH, via the coding sequence ATGGAAACAAGTCCTCTTAAGCCCTACTTCGTCGTCATCGGCCTGATGGCGCTGACTTCGCTTGCGTTGGCGTACACCGTCGACGTGAACCTCTCCGATGAGGCCGGCGTCCGCGTATATCTGCCTGATCGCGTCGGCGAGTGGACTGGCGACGAGCTGCGATTTTGCCAGAATCCGAGTTGCCAAGCGACTGTCTTTCTGAGCCAGGTCCCGGAATCGGGCACATGCCCCAAATGCGGCGGCCGGCTTCACACCATGTCCAAGATAGAGGCCGACCTTCTGCCCTCAGATACGGAGGTCTTGAAGAAGCAGTACAGGTCGCCAAAGGGCGAAGTAGTCATGGCATCGATCGTGATGAGCGGTCGCGAGCGGGCCAGCATCCATCGACCCCAAACCTGCCTGGTCGGGCAGGGCAATGAAATTGTCCATAGCAGCGTCCTCGAGGTCCCCATGGAGGGACGAGACCCGTTGGATGTGATGGTGCTCGACATGCTTCACCGGCGCCGTCTGCCGGACGGCCGGTATCATTCCCACGAGAGCTATTACGCTTACTGGTTCGTGGGCAAAGGGCGCGAAACGCCGTATCATATCACCCGCATGATCTGGATGGCGTCGGACCGCATTTTTCACAATCGCGCGCACCGGTGGGCCTACATCTCCGTTTCCGGAAACCGCGACAGCTCGGGCGCCTATAAACAGCAGATCGCCGCATTTGTGCGGGACCTTTACCCCCAGATGGTTATCCATTGA
- the rfbC gene encoding dTDP-4-dehydrorhamnose 3,5-epimerase yields MIFTPTHIPGVWIVDVEPREDPRGFFARTWCRDEFARHGLDARLVQCNISFNRSRHTLRGMHYQAPPHEEPKLVRCTRGRIWDVALDLRRDSPTYCRWVAIELSAENRRALFIPTGCAHGFLTLEDNSEVFYQMGEAYRPEAARGVRWNDPAFGIKWPTELPFLSEKDASYPDFAP; encoded by the coding sequence ATGATCTTCACGCCGACGCACATACCTGGCGTCTGGATTGTCGACGTTGAGCCGCGCGAAGACCCCCGCGGTTTTTTTGCGCGGACGTGGTGCCGAGATGAATTCGCGCGGCACGGGCTCGACGCCCGACTTGTGCAATGCAACATCTCCTTCAACCGCAGTCGCCATACACTGCGGGGCATGCACTACCAGGCCCCGCCGCATGAGGAGCCCAAACTGGTCCGCTGCACGCGCGGGCGGATCTGGGACGTGGCGCTCGACCTACGGCGCGATTCTCCGACTTATTGCCGCTGGGTTGCCATCGAATTGTCCGCCGAAAATCGGCGGGCCTTGTTTATCCCGACGGGGTGCGCGCACGGCTTTCTTACGCTGGAGGATAATAGTGAGGTCTTCTATCAGATGGGAGAAGCCTATCGCCCGGAGGCGGCGCGCGGCGTCCGATGGAACGACCCCGCCTTCGGCATCAAGTGGCCCACCGAGCTTCCCTTCCTGTCCGAAAAGGACGCGTCGTATCCAGACTTTGCGCCATGA
- a CDS encoding SDR family oxidoreductase, whose amino-acid sequence MSQPAHDSKPVSVITGGAGFLGSHLTDLLLAHGHRVICLDNLITGNLDNIAHLRANPDYEFIQHDVTEYIHIPGRVDYVWHFASPASPIDYLELPIQTLKVGALGTHKTLGLARAKKARYLLASTSECYGDPLVHPQPETYWGNVNPIGPRGVYDEAKRFAEAMTMAYHRYHKLDTRIVRIFNTYGPRMRPKDGRVVPAFITEALKGEPITVFGDGRQTRSFCYVSDLIDGVYRLMMSDFVEPVNIGNPREMTVLDFAHEIKRLCNSSSPIVHKPLPVDDPKIRQPDIRRARTILNWEPKVDLTDGLLRTIAYFRDLIDRGKL is encoded by the coding sequence ATGTCCCAACCAGCCCACGACTCGAAGCCCGTCTCCGTCATCACCGGCGGGGCCGGCTTCCTCGGATCTCACCTGACCGACCTGTTGCTCGCCCATGGGCACCGCGTGATTTGCCTCGACAACCTCATCACGGGAAACCTCGACAATATCGCCCACCTTCGGGCAAACCCCGATTACGAATTTATCCAGCACGACGTCACCGAATACATTCACATCCCCGGTCGCGTTGATTACGTCTGGCATTTCGCCTCGCCGGCGAGCCCCATCGACTATCTCGAGCTTCCGATCCAGACGCTGAAGGTCGGTGCGCTCGGCACCCACAAAACGCTCGGCCTGGCCCGAGCCAAAAAAGCTCGCTATCTGCTTGCTTCCACTTCGGAGTGCTACGGTGATCCCCTCGTCCACCCTCAGCCGGAGACCTACTGGGGAAACGTCAATCCCATCGGGCCCCGCGGCGTGTACGACGAGGCCAAGCGATTTGCCGAAGCCATGACGATGGCGTATCACCGCTACCACAAGCTCGACACACGCATCGTCCGCATATTCAACACCTACGGACCCCGCATGCGCCCGAAAGACGGACGCGTCGTCCCGGCCTTCATCACCGAGGCGCTCAAAGGCGAACCCATCACCGTATTCGGCGATGGTCGTCAGACGCGCAGCTTTTGCTACGTCTCCGATTTGATCGACGGGGTCTACCGACTCATGATGAGCGATTTCGTCGAGCCGGTGAATATTGGAAACCCCCGCGAAATGACCGTCCTTGATTTCGCCCACGAAATCAAACGGCTGTGCAACAGCTCGTCGCCGATCGTGCATAAGCCACTGCCGGTGGACGACCCGAAAATCCGCCAGCCCGACATCCGCCGGGCTCGCACGATCCTCAATTGGGAGCCCAAGGTCGATCTCACCGACGGCCTCCTGCGCACGATCGCCTACTTCCGCGACCTTATCGACCGCGGTAAACTGTAG
- a CDS encoding exosortase/archaeosortase family protein, whose protein sequence is MNDPILIEKWRLARLSKQTLIQLALTSVIIGLAFLLFHFQGNTTDVRAFGRSAILWMVERWDDDDGTGDYSHGWLIPFVSAAIVWLKRKELAAAPKSVSYIGLAVVVLALLFHWLGAKAQQTRLSLFGLVLLIWGIPFYFYGWRVAKILIFPCAYLTFCIPLNFLDSVTFPLRIFATIVSTALLNGLGIAAERSGSAIYSAAAGGFSFDVADPCSGIRSLLALTALTAVYAYFTQKTLLKKWLLFLSAIPLAIIGNIARIVVVAIVAEAFGEELALGLFHDYSGYVVFSVAIGLMLGVSALLNMDLREMRERWKQVLLSPTSSSSA, encoded by the coding sequence ATGAACGATCCGATTTTGATCGAAAAGTGGAGACTGGCGCGCCTTTCCAAGCAAACCCTCATACAGCTGGCGCTAACGTCGGTCATTATCGGGCTCGCCTTTCTGCTATTTCATTTCCAAGGGAACACCACTGACGTCCGCGCCTTTGGCCGATCGGCGATTCTTTGGATGGTCGAGCGGTGGGACGATGACGACGGCACCGGCGATTATTCGCATGGCTGGCTGATCCCTTTCGTCAGCGCCGCAATTGTCTGGCTGAAGAGGAAGGAACTCGCGGCGGCTCCCAAATCGGTTAGCTACATCGGGTTGGCGGTGGTTGTCCTCGCGCTGCTATTTCACTGGTTGGGCGCCAAAGCCCAACAAACCCGCCTTTCCCTGTTTGGACTTGTCCTGTTGATCTGGGGAATCCCGTTCTACTTTTATGGGTGGCGGGTCGCGAAAATCCTGATTTTCCCCTGCGCCTATCTCACATTCTGCATTCCGCTCAACTTCCTCGATAGCGTCACTTTTCCGCTCCGGATTTTCGCCACCATTGTGTCAACGGCCCTGCTCAACGGGCTCGGCATCGCGGCGGAAAGGTCCGGCTCCGCCATATACTCCGCGGCGGCCGGCGGGTTCAGCTTTGACGTCGCGGACCCCTGCAGCGGGATCCGTTCGCTGTTAGCCCTAACCGCGCTTACGGCGGTCTACGCCTATTTCACGCAAAAAACGCTCCTCAAAAAGTGGCTCCTCTTTCTCTCGGCCATCCCGCTGGCCATTATCGGCAACATTGCCCGAATCGTCGTCGTAGCGATCGTCGCCGAGGCATTTGGGGAAGAGCTGGCATTGGGGCTGTTCCATGACTACTCGGGCTATGTCGTCTTCTCGGTCGCCATTGGGCTAATGCTCGGCGTGAGCGCACTTCTGAACATGGATCTGAGGGAGATGCGGGAACGATGGAAACAAGTCCTCTTAAGCCCTACTTCGTCGTCATCGGCCTGA
- a CDS encoding glycosyltransferase family 4 protein: MKRVLSDQIVVDVTPPELVFRLPNRLHTAVYWRWLYYCEYAIRRFYWRSERTLVHHFHSENTMLRDDRWKRHHLLVATVHQPFEELLRPVPGHPSRPKFLNALRACDAVIALSECERPVIDQFLGDRRTVAIPQGVDCAFFRPPTFPRAHVEPPRVLTVGNWLRDYDTWCETAKIVLDRHPTVRFAVVANAENHRLIRTRLAERLSRIELHHGISDDELVNLYWNSRMVFLPLRHAVMNNAVLESLATGTPLVATDIPSVREYAGPAGIYVPRNDAESAAESILALLGETEELETRSAQARERAVSRYDWPIIADLHRQLYRRLYGESSDSLSQRGAAIGA, from the coding sequence ATGAAGCGAGTGTTGAGCGACCAAATTGTTGTCGATGTCACTCCCCCAGAACTCGTATTCAGGCTGCCGAATCGTCTGCACACGGCCGTTTACTGGCGGTGGCTTTACTACTGCGAGTACGCCATCCGCCGCTTCTACTGGCGCTCCGAGCGTACGCTCGTGCACCACTTCCATTCCGAAAATACGATGTTGCGGGATGACCGCTGGAAAAGACACCACTTGCTGGTGGCTACCGTACACCAACCCTTTGAAGAGCTGCTTCGACCGGTCCCTGGTCACCCATCGCGCCCGAAGTTTCTCAACGCTCTCCGCGCGTGCGATGCCGTCATTGCGCTCTCCGAATGCGAGCGGCCGGTTATCGATCAATTTTTGGGCGACCGCCGCACCGTCGCGATCCCCCAGGGAGTCGATTGCGCCTTTTTCCGCCCTCCGACATTTCCGCGGGCGCATGTGGAGCCCCCGCGAGTGCTCACCGTAGGGAATTGGCTTCGCGATTATGACACCTGGTGTGAGACAGCGAAGATCGTTTTAGACCGCCATCCGACGGTCCGCTTCGCGGTGGTCGCAAACGCTGAAAATCATAGGCTAATACGCACACGGCTCGCGGAACGCCTGTCTCGCATCGAGCTGCACCACGGGATTTCGGATGATGAGTTGGTCAACCTGTATTGGAACAGCCGGATGGTTTTCCTACCGTTGCGACACGCCGTCATGAACAATGCCGTGCTGGAATCGCTTGCAACGGGCACGCCGCTGGTTGCCACCGACATTCCATCAGTCCGAGAATATGCCGGCCCCGCCGGCATCTACGTGCCCCGTAACGACGCTGAAAGCGCGGCCGAGTCAATCCTTGCGCTACTCGGCGAAACCGAAGAGCTGGAAACCCGCTCCGCCCAAGCCCGCGAACGCGCTGTTTCTCGCTATGATTGGCCCATCATCGCAGACCTCCATCGCCAACTGTACCGTCGTCTGTATGGCGAAAGCAGCGATTCACTGAGCCAAAGAGGAGCAGCCATCGGGGCGTGA
- a CDS encoding NAD(P)-dependent oxidoreductase, which produces MKILVTGASGFVGAHLARALLARGHAVRAVYLPADPTDRLNALAPDVERLPLDLAVASESMLEDAIRGMDACVHAAWYAVPGRYLTAPENLVCLSFSIRLLQAAARLRIQRFVGIGSCAEYDTSVGDLDEQTPLRPTTLYAAAKASVFLLGEQMAAQTGMSFAWCRLFYLYGPFEPANRLVSDLFANLLAGKPCPVTSGRQVRDFLHISDAAAAVAAVVESDLRGPVNIGSGEAAEVRQVVEMAAELTGRSDLIRWGARPENLLDPPRIVAINSKLRQIGWSPVQSLKEGLRDTMAWWKERIQ; this is translated from the coding sequence ATGAAAATTCTCGTGACGGGTGCCTCAGGCTTTGTCGGCGCCCATCTGGCGCGCGCATTGCTCGCGCGCGGGCACGCGGTTCGGGCGGTTTACCTGCCCGCCGACCCGACGGATCGGCTCAATGCCCTCGCCCCCGATGTGGAGCGGCTGCCGCTTGATCTGGCAGTTGCCAGCGAATCAATGCTCGAGGACGCAATTCGCGGGATGGACGCCTGCGTGCATGCCGCCTGGTACGCCGTGCCCGGCCGCTACCTGACGGCGCCGGAGAATCTGGTCTGTCTCTCGTTTTCTATCCGACTCCTGCAGGCGGCCGCGCGCTTGCGCATCCAGCGGTTCGTCGGAATCGGATCCTGTGCCGAATATGACACGTCGGTTGGCGACCTTGATGAACAGACGCCCCTGCGCCCTACGACGCTTTATGCAGCGGCCAAAGCATCCGTCTTTCTGCTCGGGGAACAAATGGCCGCCCAAACGGGCATGTCCTTCGCCTGGTGCAGATTGTTCTACTTGTACGGCCCATTCGAGCCAGCGAATCGTTTGGTCTCCGATTTGTTCGCGAATCTCCTCGCGGGGAAACCATGTCCAGTGACCTCGGGGCGCCAGGTTCGGGATTTCCTTCACATTTCAGACGCCGCGGCGGCCGTTGCGGCAGTCGTCGAATCGGATCTTCGAGGACCCGTGAATATCGGGAGTGGAGAGGCGGCGGAGGTGCGGCAGGTGGTGGAGATGGCTGCCGAGCTGACGGGGCGGTCCGACCTCATTCGCTGGGGAGCACGACCGGAAAATCTGCTCGACCCTCCGCGCATCGTTGCCATCAATTCGAAATTGAGGCAAATCGGCTGGTCGCCGGTCCAATCTCTTAAGGAAGGGTTGCGCGACACGATGGCCTGGTGGAAGGAACGAATCCAATGA
- a CDS encoding class I SAM-dependent methyltransferase, which produces MKIYSCRSCGEPLHHVFIDLGASPLSNSYLKPEQLDEMEPFFPLTVRVCHRCWLVQLPLIVRPENIFTDYAYFSSFSTTWLNHCARYVDEVIPRFGITSESRVVELASNDGYLLQYFVQRGIPVLGVEPAANVALAALAKGIPTLVKFFGTETAKSMAASGLHADLLIGNNVFGHVPDLNDFIAGFKILLKPTGVITLEFPHLERLIEHNEFDTIYHEHFSYFSFIAAEAALARHGLRVFDVQELGTHGGSLRLFVTHEENAAQPTQPSVGALRDREIRAGFNTLEPYRRFAERVERIKQNLLTFLIEARRAGKKIAGYGAPAKGNTLLNYCGIRTDFIAFTVDKNPRKQGLYLPGTRIPVHPVDRIFDYKPDYLFILPWNLKDEVMQQMAGIRAWGGKFFVAIPDVLVFE; this is translated from the coding sequence ATGAAAATTTATTCCTGTCGTTCGTGCGGCGAGCCGTTGCACCATGTGTTTATTGATTTGGGGGCCTCTCCGCTCTCCAACAGCTATCTGAAGCCGGAACAGCTCGACGAGATGGAGCCCTTTTTTCCGTTGACTGTGCGGGTCTGCCACCGCTGCTGGCTCGTGCAGCTTCCGCTGATTGTCAGGCCTGAAAACATTTTCACCGACTACGCCTACTTCTCCTCCTTCTCCACGACATGGCTCAATCACTGCGCTCGGTACGTGGACGAGGTGATACCCCGTTTTGGAATCACCAGCGAGAGCCGAGTGGTCGAATTAGCAAGCAACGACGGCTACCTGCTCCAATATTTTGTGCAGCGAGGCATCCCCGTGCTGGGCGTTGAGCCCGCCGCGAATGTTGCGCTGGCCGCACTCGCCAAGGGCATACCGACGCTGGTTAAATTTTTCGGAACGGAAACCGCGAAGAGCATGGCGGCATCGGGGCTTCATGCGGACCTGCTCATCGGTAACAACGTCTTCGGGCACGTGCCGGACCTCAACGACTTCATCGCCGGCTTCAAAATCCTGCTCAAACCCACCGGCGTCATCACCTTGGAATTCCCCCACTTGGAACGGCTGATCGAGCACAATGAGTTCGATACCATCTACCATGAGCATTTCTCCTATTTTTCATTCATAGCGGCGGAGGCTGCGCTCGCGCGGCATGGTCTGCGGGTTTTCGATGTGCAGGAGCTCGGCACCCACGGCGGCTCCCTGCGCCTGTTCGTCACCCACGAGGAGAACGCCGCCCAACCGACTCAGCCCTCCGTGGGCGCGCTGCGCGACCGAGAGATTCGCGCGGGCTTCAATACTTTGGAGCCCTATCGGCGGTTTGCCGAGCGGGTGGAGCGCATCAAACAAAATCTGCTGACCTTTCTCATCGAGGCCCGGCGGGCGGGCAAGAAGATTGCGGGCTATGGAGCCCCAGCAAAGGGGAACACGCTGCTCAACTATTGCGGCATACGCACGGATTTCATCGCGTTCACAGTGGACAAAAACCCCCGCAAACAGGGGTTATACCTGCCCGGTACGCGAATTCCGGTTCACCCCGTCGATCGGATCTTTGATTACAAACCGGATTACCTGTTCATCCTGCCGTGGAACCTCAAGGATGAGGTGATGCAGCAGATGGCGGGAATCCGGGCTTGGGGCGGCAAGTTTTTTGTCGCAATTCCGGATGTACTGGTGTTCGAATGA
- a CDS encoding DUF362 domain-containing protein, translated as MVWLEDGALGYPPISAAPYNPSESYPEYNGPLGKTPNPVYAAVRRALANLNLDAKRLGRPDWNPIGELVPPGSRIVIKPNWVLHANEGPGGTDCLITHASILRAVIDYALRARPAMLVVGDAPVQVCRFDALLGLGFERVAEWYRTQGVPIEVKDFRRTITVRGSHSVRVQTRLRPMEEYRLVDLGAESLLEPISADFSKFRVTMYNPDDLPVAHAPGRHRYLIARDVLEADLVINVPKVKTHMKAGVTLALKNLVGINGSKEFLPHHRKGAADSGGDNYERRTLPKALLEDVLDWMNRHALDKPNLYGVMNRIAYKILWFDRIRGLPANVEGGWHGNDTVWRMCLDLNTILLYADREGRLREMPQRVTLHVGDGIIAGEGDGPLRPDPVPFGLVTAALNAAAHDWAVTTAMGLDPRRIPIICRAFDTRPHPLAGFGPADIEVVTDGVAPPRALRPASGWRGHCESVPEERCRA; from the coding sequence ATGGTATGGCTAGAGGACGGCGCGCTCGGTTATCCACCTATCTCCGCCGCGCCATACAATCCATCCGAGTCGTATCCGGAATACAACGGTCCGTTGGGGAAGACGCCCAACCCGGTGTATGCGGCGGTTCGGCGCGCGCTCGCGAATTTGAATCTGGACGCGAAACGGTTGGGACGACCCGATTGGAATCCCATCGGTGAGCTGGTTCCGCCCGGTTCTCGGATCGTGATTAAGCCCAACTGGGTGCTGCATGCCAACGAAGGGCCGGGCGGAACGGACTGCCTGATCACGCATGCGTCGATTTTGCGGGCGGTCATTGACTACGCGCTGCGGGCGCGGCCCGCAATGCTCGTGGTTGGCGACGCGCCGGTGCAGGTATGCCGGTTCGATGCTCTTCTCGGCTTGGGATTCGAGCGAGTCGCGGAGTGGTACCGGACCCAGGGCGTCCCCATCGAAGTGAAAGATTTCCGCCGGACCATTACCGTGCGCGGATCGCACTCGGTTCGGGTGCAAACCCGTTTGCGGCCCATGGAGGAGTACCGGCTAGTAGATCTGGGAGCGGAGAGCCTTCTGGAACCCATCTCCGCGGATTTCTCCAAATTCCGCGTGACCATGTACAACCCGGATGACCTTCCGGTCGCCCACGCGCCCGGACGCCATCGCTATCTGATCGCTCGCGATGTGCTGGAGGCCGACCTCGTGATCAACGTGCCGAAGGTCAAGACGCACATGAAGGCGGGCGTGACCCTGGCGCTGAAGAACCTCGTTGGCATCAACGGCAGCAAGGAATTCCTGCCGCACCACCGGAAGGGCGCTGCGGATTCCGGCGGGGACAACTACGAACGGCGCACCCTGCCCAAGGCACTGCTGGAGGATGTGCTCGATTGGATGAACCGACACGCGCTCGACAAGCCCAACCTGTACGGGGTAATGAATCGGATCGCTTACAAGATTTTATGGTTCGACCGGATTCGCGGGCTGCCTGCGAATGTTGAGGGCGGGTGGCACGGGAATGACACAGTCTGGCGCATGTGCCTTGATCTGAACACGATTTTGCTTTATGCCGATCGCGAGGGTCGCTTGCGCGAAATGCCCCAGCGCGTGACCCTACATGTCGGCGACGGCATTATTGCCGGCGAGGGGGATGGCCCGCTTCGGCCGGACCCTGTTCCATTTGGGCTCGTCACGGCCGCACTCAACGCCGCGGCCCACGACTGGGCGGTCACAACGGCCATGGGCCTGGATCCACGCCGAATCCCGATCATTTGCCGCGCATTCGACACTCGGCCCCACCCTCTGGCGGGGTTCGGCCCGGCCGATATCGAGGTGGTTACCGACGGGGTCGCTCCCCCTCGGGCTCTCCGTCCCGCTTCGGGCTGGCGCGGCCACTGTGAATCTGTTCCGGAAGAAAGGTGCCGGGCATGA
- a CDS encoding HAD family hydrolase: MKHGRGTPCVFFDRDGIVNHPPDDEKRYVLHEDEFHLLPGFTDALRVVLAKGYKAVIVTNQSGVGRGHMTQADLDRIHSKMHALLAAEGLAVHDVIECTSTDDTHPNRKPNPGMLIEAARKHNLDLSRSWMIGDQEKDVIAGRRAGVAKTVKVKGGRAPTDADYHLQSMNELAKFLAEHLPPAAADSRT; the protein is encoded by the coding sequence ATGAAACACGGCAGAGGAACGCCCTGTGTCTTTTTCGACCGCGACGGAATCGTCAACCATCCGCCGGACGACGAAAAACGCTATGTTCTACATGAGGACGAATTCCACCTGCTGCCGGGCTTCACAGACGCGCTCCGCGTGGTGCTGGCAAAGGGCTACAAGGCCGTCATCGTCACGAATCAATCCGGCGTCGGACGCGGCCACATGACCCAAGCCGACCTCGACCGGATCCATTCGAAAATGCACGCCCTGCTCGCCGCGGAGGGTCTCGCCGTTCACGACGTCATCGAATGCACTTCCACCGACGACACGCATCCAAACCGCAAACCCAATCCTGGCATGCTCATTGAAGCCGCCCGCAAGCACAACCTGGACCTATCACGCTCCTGGATGATCGGCGATCAGGAGAAGGACGTGATTGCGGGCCGGCGCGCCGGAGTTGCCAAAACGGTTAAAGTCAAAGGCGGCCGCGCGCCGACCGACGCCGATTATCATCTTCAGTCGATGAACGAACTGGCGAAATTTCTCGCAGAACATCTCCCGCCAGCGGCGGCAGACAGTCGCACCTAA